From the genome of Cervus elaphus chromosome 7, mCerEla1.1, whole genome shotgun sequence:
CCCTTTGACTATTTCCCCTCGCTTCTCAGTCCTCTGTCTTCCTGTCTTTCTTGTCCTCCTTCTATTTGGTCCTGAGGTCTCCcccacctctcagagcctcacTCTCCCCCACTCTCTGTCTCTTTGCTGTTCTGTTTTTTAGACCTATTCATTCCTGCAGCTTCTTCATTCCCTCTCATCTTCCTCTGAGGCCTCCTGCTTTGGAGTCTCatattctttttctctggtcGACCTCCGGcttccctcctgcctcttctcccAGAATAAGCTGCCATCTCATTTTTCTTCAGCTGTGAAAGCCACTTCTCCCCACCTTTCCCACCCCAGACTCTCCCCCTGGGCTCCTCTCAGCGAGAGATTAGAGTGTCAGAAGTCTGAGGTGGGcctgggaagggagggagaaagcccAGCCTCTCTGGCCCTTACTAACCACTGCTTTCCTCACCAGGGACCTTGGCCAAGAGCATCGGGACCTTCTTAGACCCCTGCAAGGACCCCACACGTATCACCTCCCCCAATGACCCCTGTCTCCTGGGGAAGGGGGGCTCCAGCAGTTCCAGTGGTGGTTCCAGTGGCAGCTCCAGTGGATCCAGTGGCAGCTCCAGTGGCTCCAGTGGCAGTTCCAGCAGTTCCAGTGTTGTTTCCAGTGGCCCCAGTGGTCGCCCCAGTGGTGGCTCCAGTGGCAGCTCCAGTGGCGTCTCCAGCAGTGTCTCCAGCAGTGGTTCCACCGGACCCATTGTCGTCCATGGTGGTTCTTCTGGATCTTCGTTATTTAAGCCAGGAACGGGGTATTCCCAGATAAGCTACTCCTCTGGATCAGGCTCTACTCAACAAAGTGCATCGAGCTCCCTCCAGTCAGGAAGCATCAGCTCCCAGTCAGGAGGAGGCTTGAGCTCTTCTAGCTCCCAAACCTCCTGGGTGTCCAGCAGCGGGGGCCAGAAGGTCAGCTCCAAGCTGCGGCCCTGTGGTCCCGACATCCCTGACTCTCCCTGCAGCGGGGGGCCCATCGTCTCACACTCTGGCTCCTACATCTCCAGCTCCCACTCCGTGTCTGGGGGTCAAAGGccagtagtggtggtggtggagcaGCATGGCTCTGGTGGTCCCGGTGGCCCCGGTGGCCCCGGAGTGGGTCAAAGGGTCCCCTGCCTCAACGGAGGCCCTCCAGGCAAGCCCTGCCCCCCCATCACCTCTGTGGACCAATATGGCAGCTATGAGGTGGTGGGTGGCTCCTCCAACAATTATCTGGTCCCAGGCATGACCTACAGTGGGGGCAAAATCTACCCGGTGGGCTACTTCACCAAAGACGGCCCCATCAAAGGCTCCCCAGGAGTGCCCTCCTTTGCTGCTGGGCCCCCCGTCTCTGAGGGCAAGTACTTCTCTGGCAACCCCATCATTCCCAACCGCAGCTCTTCTAGCTCCAATATCTACCAGTCTGGAGCTTCCTCGACTGCAGTGTTCCAGCCAGTGGGCTCTGGTGGGGTCCAGCCCTGTGTGGTTGGCTCCCTGGGCTCCAAGGGGCCCTGCTCCCTCTCCAGCTCTGGAGTCTCCAGCAGTTCCAGCGTTTCCAGCAGTTCTGGTTCATCTTTCCATCCCTGT
Proteins encoded in this window:
- the CDSN gene encoding corneodesmosin produces the protein MRSKMGSSGASQIGCVGGRGVLAVLLAGLLLQGTLAKSIGTFLDPCKDPTRITSPNDPCLLGKGGSSSSSGGSSGSSSGSSGSSSGSSGSSSSSSVVSSGPSGRPSGGSSGSSSGVSSSVSSSGSTGPIVVHGGSSGSSLFKPGTGYSQISYSSGSGSTQQSASSSLQSGSISSQSGGGLSSSSSQTSWVSSSGGQKVSSKLRPCGPDIPDSPCSGGPIVSHSGSYISSSHSVSGGQRPVVVVVEQHGSGGPGGPGGPGVGQRVPCLNGGPPGKPCPPITSVDQYGSYEVVGGSSNNYLVPGMTYSGGKIYPVGYFTKDGPIKGSPGVPSFAAGPPVSEGKYFSGNPIIPNRSSSSSNIYQSGASSTAVFQPVGSGGVQPCVVGSLGSKGPCSLSSSGVSSSSSVSSSSGSSFHPCGGVSQGPCSPPGTGSLGSSSSSLSGGKIILQPCGSKSSAPGHPCISVSSSTLSGGPNGSPQPDPSAGAKPCGPGNSGKNPCRSIRDILAQVKPLGPQLADPEVFLPQGDLPNSS